A single region of the Streptomyces caelestis genome encodes:
- the dusB gene encoding tRNA dihydrouridine synthase DusB, with protein MPTPLQIGPHAVQPPVVLAPMAGITNAPFRTLCREFSGGKGLFVSEMITTRALVERNEKTMQLIHFDASERPRSIQLYGVDPATVGKAVRMIAEEDLADHIDLNFGCPVPKVTRKGGGSALPYKRNLLRAILREAVSGAGDLPVTMKMRKGIDDDHITYLDAGRIAVEEGVTAIALHGRTAAQHYGGTADWDAIARLKEHVPEIPVLGNGDIWSAEDALRMVRETGCDGVVVGRGCLGRPWLFSDLVAAFEGRSQDIARPTLREVADVMVRHATLLGEWIGDESRGVIDFRKHVAWYLKGFAVGSEMRKRLAITSSLEELRAGLDELDLDQPWPAGADGPRGRTSGNNRVVLPDGWLKDPYDCAGVGEDAELDTSGG; from the coding sequence GTCCAGCCCCCCGTCGTCCTGGCCCCCATGGCCGGTATCACCAACGCGCCCTTCCGCACCCTGTGCCGGGAGTTCAGCGGTGGCAAGGGCCTGTTCGTGAGCGAGATGATCACCACGCGGGCGCTGGTCGAGCGCAACGAGAAGACGATGCAGCTCATTCACTTCGACGCGAGTGAGCGCCCCCGCTCCATCCAGCTGTACGGCGTGGACCCGGCGACCGTCGGCAAGGCCGTCCGCATGATCGCGGAGGAGGACCTCGCCGACCACATCGACCTGAACTTCGGCTGCCCGGTGCCCAAGGTGACCCGGAAGGGCGGCGGATCCGCGCTCCCGTACAAGCGGAACCTGCTGCGCGCCATCCTGCGCGAGGCGGTCAGCGGCGCCGGCGACCTGCCCGTGACGATGAAGATGCGCAAGGGCATCGACGACGACCACATCACCTACCTCGACGCCGGCCGGATCGCCGTCGAGGAGGGCGTCACCGCGATCGCGCTGCACGGCCGCACCGCCGCCCAGCACTACGGCGGCACCGCCGACTGGGACGCCATCGCCCGGCTGAAGGAGCACGTGCCGGAGATCCCCGTGCTCGGCAACGGCGACATCTGGTCGGCCGAGGACGCCCTGCGGATGGTGCGCGAGACCGGCTGCGACGGAGTGGTGGTCGGGCGCGGGTGCCTGGGCCGGCCCTGGCTGTTCTCCGACCTGGTAGCGGCTTTCGAGGGGCGCTCTCAGGACATCGCACGGCCCACCCTCCGGGAAGTCGCCGACGTCATGGTCCGGCACGCCACGCTGCTCGGCGAGTGGATCGGCGACGAGTCGCGGGGCGTGATCGACTTCCGCAAGCACGTCGCCTGGTATCTCAAGGGCTTCGCGGTCGGCTCCGAGATGCGCAAGCGGCTCGCGATCACCTCCTCGCTCGAGGAGCTGCGGGCCGGTCTCGACGAGCTGGACCTCGACCAGCCCTGGCCCGCCGGCGCCGACGGGCCCCGGGGCCGTACGTCCGGCAACAACCGGGTGGTGCTGCCGGACGGCTGGCTGAAGGACCCGTACGACTGCGCGGGCGTCGGCGAGGACGCGGAGCTGGACACCTCCGGCGGCTGA